In a genomic window of Halalkalibacillus sediminis:
- a CDS encoding helix-turn-helix domain-containing protein: MDLGVMIQYYRTKNGMTQKDLASGICSISYLSKMENGSIQPKDDLAELLFERLDISFSEITSYDEDDINKKIQQLYKKIQQNDHDSSTSLVEELERIITPFHRTETQNFFLLVHFYYLINERDSEKFSLMAPEVLRLENTFYEEKKYYYCKIIGLYYQLISYPNKSNEYFEKARFLLEEHTLKDPEIYYLLALSLTSMKKPAYSNYYCQMATDQFANEFLYSKVTDCYILYGINYTILEAYDLAENYLKQVLHSKPMGHTSDVREQAKHYLAVLSYWKEEYDVAINFFDDTVTEDLHSDQVLEKYLILSKINYIKGELDQAKEYLNKGKELLKKEKHVSFQHRFFILDHQIHGTIGEFHFIRKAEKVLLPFFEETEDSTSYNEVVQILANIHYDREEFQVATEYFKKLMIK; the protein is encoded by the coding sequence ATGGATTTAGGGGTAATGATCCAATACTATCGCACAAAGAATGGTATGACTCAAAAGGATTTAGCCAGTGGAATTTGTTCAATCTCTTATTTGAGTAAAATGGAGAATGGATCGATCCAACCTAAAGATGATTTAGCTGAGTTGTTATTTGAGAGACTTGATATCAGTTTTTCCGAAATCACTTCATATGATGAAGACGACATAAATAAGAAGATTCAACAGCTTTATAAAAAAATTCAACAAAATGATCATGATTCGTCTACTTCGCTGGTCGAGGAATTAGAAAGAATCATTACCCCTTTCCATCGAACAGAAACTCAAAACTTTTTCTTGCTGGTTCACTTCTATTATTTAATAAATGAAAGGGACTCAGAGAAATTCAGTTTGATGGCGCCTGAAGTGTTACGGCTTGAAAATACATTCTATGAAGAAAAAAAATATTATTATTGTAAAATCATTGGTTTGTATTATCAGCTAATCTCTTATCCTAATAAATCAAACGAATATTTTGAAAAGGCTAGATTTTTGCTAGAGGAGCATACTCTTAAGGACCCTGAAATCTATTATTTGTTAGCCTTGTCACTCACGAGTATGAAAAAACCCGCTTATTCCAACTACTATTGTCAGATGGCTACAGACCAATTCGCTAATGAATTCCTTTATAGTAAAGTTACGGATTGCTATATCTTATACGGAATTAATTACACCATACTAGAAGCTTATGACTTGGCTGAAAATTACTTAAAGCAAGTTCTTCACTCCAAACCGATGGGACATACTTCTGATGTACGGGAACAAGCCAAACATTACCTAGCTGTGCTTAGTTATTGGAAAGAAGAATACGACGTTGCAATCAATTTTTTTGATGATACTGTCACAGAGGATTTACATTCAGACCAGGTATTAGAAAAGTATTTGATTTTATCGAAAATCAATTATATTAAAGGAGAATTGGATCAAGCTAAAGAATATTTAAATAAAGGGAAAGAGTTATTGAAGAAGGAAAAGCACGTTAGCTTCCAGCATCGCTTCTTCATTCTCGACCACCAGATCCATGGTACCATCGGAGAATTCCATTTCATTCGAAAAGCAGAAAAAGTGCTCCTCCCTTTTTTCGAGGAGACAGAAGACTCAACTTCGTACAATGAAGTTGTACAAATTCTCGCTAACATCCATTATGACCGAGAAGAATTCCAAGTGGCCACTGAGTATTTCAAAAAATTGATGATTAAATAA
- a CDS encoding enoyl-CoA hydratase, whose product MTDTVLLNEENNIATITLNRPDQLNSMNLELLESLAERLKEVKESSSQVVVLTGAGKAFSAGGDVKMMLQSSDPKDFEKVMSLIKEVITTFYQLPKITISALNGATAGLGLSLALASDYVIAQQDAKIAMNFIGIGLIPDGGGHFFMEQRVGTVKAKHMIWEGQMIQGEQALKLGLVDHIVEGELDKTVNQYTSKLTNSPLLAMIETKNIYANQNISKLEAILEAETKGQLKMRQSKDHQEGVQAFLDKRNPVFKGE is encoded by the coding sequence ATGACAGACACAGTTTTATTAAATGAAGAAAACAATATTGCTACAATCACACTCAACCGACCTGATCAACTCAATTCTATGAACCTAGAGTTGTTGGAGTCATTGGCTGAGCGCTTAAAAGAAGTGAAGGAGAGTTCTTCTCAAGTAGTCGTACTGACTGGAGCTGGGAAGGCATTCTCTGCGGGTGGCGATGTGAAGATGATGCTTCAGTCTTCAGACCCAAAAGACTTCGAAAAAGTTATGAGCTTAATAAAAGAAGTCATTACGACTTTTTATCAATTACCTAAAATTACGATTTCCGCTTTAAATGGAGCGACTGCTGGCCTAGGCCTAAGTTTAGCTTTGGCTAGTGATTATGTCATCGCACAACAGGATGCTAAAATCGCCATGAACTTCATTGGTATTGGATTAATTCCTGATGGCGGTGGTCATTTCTTCATGGAGCAACGAGTTGGAACAGTGAAAGCAAAACACATGATTTGGGAAGGCCAAATGATCCAAGGAGAACAAGCATTAAAACTAGGATTGGTAGATCATATCGTAGAAGGAGAGTTAGATAAAACCGTTAATCAGTACACTTCAAAACTGACAAACTCTCCATTATTAGCCATGATAGAAACCAAGAATATTTATGCTAACCAAAATATTTCAAAGCTTGAGGCCATTTTAGAAGCTGAAACGAAAGGGCAACTCAAAATGCGTCAATCAAAGGACCACCAAGAAGGAGTCCAAGCATTCCTAGATAAAAGAAACCCAGTTTTTAAGGGAGAATAG
- a CDS encoding NADPH-dependent FMN reductase — translation MKILLINGSIVGEKTKILLEAVKTELEKFSADYEIKELNLEKYDMQFADGRPKDDYNEDTQSMIDEMEAADGYIIATPIFQGSIPGALKNLFDLISPKVMRYKPVAIVANGGTFQHHLVIENQLKPILDYFRSLITPNYVYTQSAHFSHVNEIIDEDVKFRIEELARVFYYYMQMSSDLQKGDNLSTDF, via the coding sequence TTGAAAATCTTGTTGATAAATGGATCCATTGTAGGTGAGAAAACCAAGATATTACTTGAAGCTGTAAAAACAGAACTTGAAAAGTTTTCAGCGGATTATGAAATAAAAGAATTGAATCTCGAGAAATATGACATGCAATTTGCTGATGGAAGACCGAAGGATGATTATAACGAAGATACACAATCGATGATTGATGAAATGGAGGCAGCAGACGGCTATATTATCGCTACTCCTATTTTCCAAGGTTCTATCCCAGGTGCGTTAAAGAACTTGTTTGATTTAATCTCTCCAAAAGTGATGCGTTACAAGCCTGTAGCAATTGTTGCGAATGGTGGGACATTTCAACATCACTTGGTAATTGAAAATCAATTGAAACCAATACTGGATTACTTTAGATCACTTATCACACCTAACTATGTATATACTCAGTCTGCTCATTTCTCCCATGTGAACGAAATCATTGATGAAGACGTAAAGTTTAGAATCGAGGAATTGGCTCGAGTATTTTATTACTATATGCAAATGAGTTCTGACTTACAGAAAGGTGACAATCTATCCACGGATTTTTAA
- a CDS encoding DNA topology modulation protein translates to MKRIIVLGSSGAGKSQLSRRLGKLMNTEVFHLDSFFWQPGWKAINKDEFINAQMKIVEEDQWIIDGTYLSTLDIRYEKADTIIFLEYPRVKCLYRAISRFLKYRGRKRPDMGKGCPEKIDMEFLKYIWDFPKKNGRKIKAKLSEEEKRTVIHLTSQKETDEFLSNLESYM, encoded by the coding sequence TTGAAGAGAATTATTGTTCTGGGATCCAGTGGGGCAGGGAAGTCTCAACTGTCTCGAAGGCTAGGGAAGTTAATGAATACAGAGGTTTTCCATTTAGACTCGTTTTTTTGGCAGCCTGGTTGGAAAGCAATAAATAAAGATGAATTTATAAATGCACAAATGAAGATTGTTGAAGAAGACCAATGGATTATTGATGGTACATACCTATCAACACTCGATATTCGATATGAAAAGGCCGATACAATAATCTTTTTAGAGTACCCTAGAGTTAAATGTTTGTATCGTGCTATAAGCAGATTTTTAAAATATAGAGGAAGAAAACGACCAGACATGGGAAAAGGTTGCCCTGAAAAGATAGATATGGAATTTTTAAAATACATATGGGACTTCCCCAAGAAAAACGGCCGTAAAATTAAGGCTAAGTTATCTGAAGAGGAGAAAAGAACAGTTATCCATTTAACATCCCAGAAAGAAACAGATGAATTTTTGAGCAATTTGGAAAGCTATATGTAA